A DNA window from Longimicrobiales bacterium contains the following coding sequences:
- a CDS encoding YicC/YloC family endoribonuclease, with protein sequence MIRSMTGFGEAELDTPAGRLRAEARTVNHRYFSLNLRVGRAVDRFEPQIRDWLRALLPRGHVNFSLRLETADGAGDEIALRVNEARARQYLRLLRSLKEELGLPGEVDLTLLSRFTDLVVDETEVEERVPDSASVQAVTEAAARAVIAMREDEGLRLRVDLEERLSAIAATMNHIEALAPKRLVAERDRMRRVVAELLEGVPLDEDRIAREIAYIAERWDVSEEMVRLRSHIELFRETLADEGAEPVGKRLSFLTQEMNRETNTIGSKANDAAIEHQVIAIKDEIERLREQIENVE encoded by the coding sequence ATGATCCGGAGCATGACAGGGTTCGGCGAGGCCGAGCTGGACACGCCGGCGGGACGCCTGCGCGCCGAGGCGCGCACCGTGAACCACCGCTACTTCAGTCTCAACCTCCGCGTCGGGCGCGCGGTCGATCGCTTCGAGCCGCAGATCCGCGACTGGCTGCGCGCGCTGCTGCCGCGAGGTCATGTCAATTTCTCGCTCCGGCTGGAAACGGCGGACGGGGCCGGCGATGAGATCGCGCTCCGCGTGAATGAGGCGCGCGCCCGGCAGTACCTGCGGTTGCTGCGGTCGTTGAAGGAGGAGCTGGGGCTCCCCGGCGAGGTGGACCTGACGCTGTTGAGCCGGTTTACCGACCTGGTCGTCGATGAGACGGAGGTCGAGGAACGGGTGCCGGACAGCGCCAGCGTGCAGGCCGTGACGGAAGCAGCCGCGCGTGCAGTGATCGCCATGCGCGAGGACGAGGGGCTGCGCCTCCGGGTGGACCTGGAGGAGCGGCTGAGTGCGATTGCGGCCACGATGAACCATATCGAGGCGCTCGCGCCGAAACGCCTGGTGGCCGAGCGCGATCGCATGCGACGCGTCGTCGCCGAGCTGCTGGAAGGTGTGCCGCTCGACGAGGACCGGATTGCACGCGAGATCGCCTACATCGCCGAGCGGTGGGATGTGAGCGAGGAGATGGTTCGCCTGCGATCGCACATCGAGCTGTTCCGCGAGACGCTCGCCGATGAGGGCGCGGAGCCGGTCGGGAAGCGGCTGAGCTTCCTGACGCAGGAGATGAATCGCGAGACGAACACGATCGGCTCCAAGGCGAACGACGCGGCGATCGAGCACCAGGTGATCGCCATCAAGGATGAGATCGAACGCCTGCGCGAGCAGATCGAGAACGTCGAGTGA